The following are from one region of the Coffea eugenioides isolate CCC68of chromosome 2, Ceug_1.0, whole genome shotgun sequence genome:
- the LOC113763985 gene encoding flowering time control protein FY produces the protein MMYGGDPHHQPPQQHHQHPPGPPMPQGPPQQLPHQMHHQYPPHNRHQPQPPQGVDFPRAPPPQQQQQQQLPGPPPMMRQPSASSTTLNAPQPHPADYHHPIAQPPPSLHPHPPYDSHGDSFAAKRMRKIGQRRTVDYTSTVVRFMQIRMWQRDSRDRTVLQPTPAAAVDMLPTAAYLDNPSTSFAAKFVHTSLNKNRCSINRVLWTPSGRRLITGSQSGEFTLWNGQSFNFEMILQAHDQAVRSMVWSYNDNWMVTGDDGGAIKYWQNNMNNVKANKSAHKESVRDLSFCRTDLKFCSCSDDTTVKVWDFARCQEEYSLSGHGWDVKSVDWHPTKSLLVSGGKDNLVKLWDAKSGRELCSFHGHKNTVLCVKWNQNGNWVLTSSKDQIIKLYDIRAMKELDSFRGHRKDVTALAWHPFNEEYFVSGSFDGSIFHWLVGHETPQVEISNAHDNSVWDLAWHPIGYLLCSGSNDHTTKFWCRNRPGDTAREKFNTGFGEQNSAIGGRMPGNFPGHEAPMTPGPFASGLTRNEGTIPGIGVAMPLSVPSLDSSAQADQKPPTSISTPLGAPPLPPGPHPSLLSSNQQQAYQQNAQLVQQHQQMAQQISLPVPPPNMPQLQPSAHQPLLPHPHLARPPPQLQPLNTPSSMPSSMPGSLPIPGPIGGPMGMQGNMNQMVPPMPQGHFMGMNAMPSGSGLPGNIPPGGIPNGLLNMQGPSNASGSQMFQPGGGFNRPQTGQMQMMPGLNPYQPGNPNPPAMGSLPSNFGLISGMPPPLPPGPPPHNQTHK, from the exons aTGATGTACGGCGGAGATCCTCATCATCAACCGCCGCAGCAGCACCACCAGCACCCACCGGGTCCGCCGATGCCACAGGGTCCACCACAGCAGCTGCCGCATCAAATGCACCACCAGTACCCGCCCCACAACCGCCACCAGCCACAACCACCACAAGGCGTGGACTTTCCTAGGGCTCCACCAccgcagcagcagcagcagcagcagctccCGGGTCCACCTCCCATGATGCGCCAGCCCTCCGCTTCTTCCACCACTCTCAATGCTCCTCAGCCTCATCCTGCTGACTATCACCATCCCATAGCTCAGCCTCCTCCTAGTCTTCATCCTCACCCCCCTTACGATT CTCATGGTGACAGCTTTGCTGCTAAAAGAATGAGAAAGATTGGGCAAAGAAGAACAGTAGATTATACCAGCACTGTTGTACGATTTATGCAG ATTCGCATGTGGCAGCGTGATTCAAGAGATAGGACAGTCTTACAACCTACACCAGCTGCAGCAGTTGAT ATGTTGCCAACTGCTGCTTATTTAGATAATCCATCCACTAGTTTTGCGGCAAAGTTTGTACATACTTCTCTAAACAAAAATCGTTGTTCAATTAATCGCGTCCTG TGGACACCTAGTGGGAGGCGTCTCATCACAGGATCTCAAAGTGGTGAATTTACCCTTTGGAATGGGCAGTCATTTAACTTTGAAATGATATTACAG GCCCATGATCAAGCGGTCAGGTCTATGGTGTGGAGTTATAATGATAACTGGATGGTCACTGGTGATGATGGAGGCGCTATTAA GTATTGGCAAAACAACATGAACAATGTCAAGGCCAACAAATCTGCGCATAAAGAATCAGTCCGTGATTTAAG CTTCTGCAGGACAGATTTGAAATTCTGCTCCTGCTCCGATGACACTACTGTTAAGGTCTGGGACTTTGCTCGGTGTCAAGAAGAGTACTCTCTATCTG GCCATGGTTGGGATGTGAAAAGTGTTGACTGGCATCCCACCAAGTCATTGTTAGTTTCTG GTGGAAAAGACAACCTTGTAAAGCTTTGGGATGCAAAGTCTGGGAGAGAGCTTTGTTCATT TCATGGACATAAGAATACAGTGCTTTGTGTTAAATGGAATCAAAATGGGAACTGGGTCCTTACGTCTTCAAAGGATCAAATTATTAAG CTTTATGACATAAGGGCCATGAAGGAGCTTGACTCTTTTCGTGGGCACCGGAAGGATGTCACAG CATTGGCTTGGCATCCATTTAATGAAGAATATTTTGTTAGTGGGAGTTTCGATGGATCAATATTTCATTGGCTTGTTGG GCATGAAACTCCTCAGGTTGAAATATCAAATGCACATGATAATAGCGTCTGGGACCTTGCTTGGCATCCTATTGGATATCTCCTCTGCAG TGGTAGTAATGATCACACTACAAAGTTCTGGTGCAGAAATAGGCCTGGAGATACTGCTCGTGAGAAATTTAATACAG GTTTTGGTGAGCAGAACAGTGCTATTGGTGGTCGCATGCCTGGCAATTTTCCTGGACATGAGGCTCCAATGACTCCTGGACCATTTGCATCTGGATTGACACGGAATGAGGGAACAATCCCGGGAATTGGTGTTGCTATGCCTCTCTCTGTTCCATCTCTTGATTCATCTGCTCAGGCAGATCAGAAGCCACCTACATCAATATCGACACCTTTAGGAGCTCCTCCTCTTCCACCTGGTCCTCATCCATCTCTCCTTTCATCCAATCAGCAGCAAGCTTATCAACAAAATGCTCAGCTAGTGCAGCAGCATCAACAAATGGCACAGCAAATATCCCTGCCTGTGCCACCCCCAAATATGCCACAGTTACAGCCTTCAGCACATCAACCTTTGCTACCACATCCTCATTTAGCTCGTCCTCCTCCCCAGCTACAACCCCTTAATACACCTTCAAGCATGCCATCTTCTATGCCAGGATCTCTACCCATTCCAGGGCCTATTGGTGGTCCAATG GGGATGCAAGGAAATATGAATCAGATGGTGCCTCCAATGCCACAGGGCCACTTTATGGGCATGAACGCCATGCCTTCTGGATCTGGACTACCAGGCAATATACCACCTGGTGGTATTCCAAATGGATTATTGAACATGCAAGGCCCTTCAAATGCAAGTGGCAGCCAAATGTTTCAACCAGGAGGGGGTTTTAACAGGCCACAGACTGGGCAAATGCAAATGATGCCAGGGCTTAATCCCTACCAG CCTGGGAACCCGAATCCTCCTGCCATGGGAAGCTTGCCATCAAATTTTGGTCTAATATCTGGGATGCCACCACCGCTGCCACCTGGTCCGCCACCACATAATCAAACACATAAGTAG